The sequence below is a genomic window from Deltaproteobacteria bacterium.
GCGGCAATTGCCACGGTGTGCAAAAAGCTCACCCTTGGCACCGGCACGGTAATCTCGCACCGCCACCCGATTCATCTGGCGCAGTCCATGGCCGGTCTCAGCACCATGTGCGAGAACCTCATCATGGGTCTCGGTCTGGGCACCTTTCCCCATGAATTCGAAGCGGCCGGACAAAAGAAGGTCACGCTGCAAGATCGCGCCAATGTCGCCAAGATCAATGCCCAACTTTGCCGTCGTTTCTGGGCCGGCGAAAAGATCAGCTACACCGACGATTATTACGATTTCAAAGACGTCGAGCTCAAACCGACGCCGAAAAAACCGATTCCGATCTGGTACGGCGGCGGCACACCGGCTTCGGCGCGCCGCGCGGCGGATTACTGCGACGGCTGGATGCCCGGACGCATTCCGACAGCGACGTTCAACAAAATGTACAAGTATCTCGAAGAGCAGTGTAAGCTCGCCGGACATCCAATGGTCACCACCGGCGCGATTCCAATCACCAGCATCGATAAGAACCGCGATGTCGCGCTCAGCAAGGTCAATACTAAAGGCTTGATCGCCGAGGGTAACGCGCCGAGCAAGAAAACCTGGGTCAAGCCCAAGTCCGGCACCTTCTCGACGGTCGAAGACATCGAAGGCTTGCTGATGGCCGGCACGCCGGCGGATATCGCTCGCGATACCAAACGCTACGAAGAAGCTGGCCTCAATCACATCGTTTTCGACCTGCGCTTCCGCTACGCCGACTGGTACCAACAGATCGACTATTTGGGCCAAGAAGTTCTGCCGGCAGTGCGCGCGTAATTCGCGCTGGTTCGTCACCGCTCGTGTTCGTGCATCGCGTCGATCACGAACACGAGCGCGATTTTTAGGAGTTCCCATGCGTACCGAAAAAGTAAATTTCTACAGCGACGGCATCAAACTCGCCGGCGTGCTCTATCTGCCGGATGGAGAACAAGGGAAACCTTACCCTGGCATCGTCCAGGGCCCCGGCTTTCTCGGCCTCAAAGACGCCAAGCATTACATCTTGATGTTCGAAAAGCTCTGCGCCGCGGGCTATGCCTGCTTATGTTTCGATTACCGCGGTTGGGGCGATAGCGAAGGCAATGACCGCGGCTGGGTCATGCCGGCGTGGCAAGCGGCTGACATCCGCAGCGCGCTGAGTTTCATGGAAAGCCGCGATGACATCGATTCCGATCGGCTCGCCACCTATGGCTCCGGCGGCACCGGCGGCGGCAACGCCGTCTACGTCGCGGCCATCGATGCCCGGGTGAAATGCTGCGTGAGCTATTTGGGCGTCAGCAGCGGCCGGGAGTGGCTCCACTCCATGCGCCGCGAATATGAGTGGATCGATTACCTGAAGAGCATGGAAGAGGACCGTAAACTCCGCGCCACCACCGGCAAAAGCGCCATGGTCAGCGCCCGCGAAGGCGGTATCATGGTTCAGACCCCGGAGCGCGTCACCACCACCATCAAAAAAGACGTGGCCGATAAAATCCCCGATGCCATGCCGCTGGCCTGCGCCGAAGCGATTTTAGAATACAGCCCCATCGACGTGGTGCACAAGATCTCGCCCCGCGGCGTGCTCTTCATCGCCGTCGAAGGCGACGCGGTGACGCCGGAAAAACAGTCCTTCGATCTCTACGAAGCGGCCGGCGAGCCGAAAAAGTTGGTGCTCTATAAAAAGACCACCCACTACGGCATCTACAACGATTACTTCGACGATGTCGCCGCCAACGTGGTCGACTGGTACAACCGCCATCTGAAGTACCACAAAGTTGAA
It includes:
- a CDS encoding alpha/beta hydrolase, whose amino-acid sequence is MRTEKVNFYSDGIKLAGVLYLPDGEQGKPYPGIVQGPGFLGLKDAKHYILMFEKLCAAGYACLCFDYRGWGDSEGNDRGWVMPAWQAADIRSALSFMESRDDIDSDRLATYGSGGTGGGNAVYVAAIDARVKCCVSYLGVSSGREWLHSMRREYEWIDYLKSMEEDRKLRATTGKSAMVSAREGGIMVQTPERVTTTIKKDVADKIPDAMPLACAEAILEYSPIDVVHKISPRGVLFIAVEGDAVTPEKQSFDLYEAAGEPKKLVLYKKTTHYGIYNDYFDDVAANVVDWYNRHLKYHKVEITESK
- a CDS encoding LLM class flavin-dependent oxidoreductase produces the protein AAIATVCKKLTLGTGTVISHRHPIHLAQSMAGLSTMCENLIMGLGLGTFPHEFEAAGQKKVTLQDRANVAKINAQLCRRFWAGEKISYTDDYYDFKDVELKPTPKKPIPIWYGGGTPASARRAADYCDGWMPGRIPTATFNKMYKYLEEQCKLAGHPMVTTGAIPITSIDKNRDVALSKVNTKGLIAEGNAPSKKTWVKPKSGTFSTVEDIEGLLMAGTPADIARDTKRYEEAGLNHIVFDLRFRYADWYQQIDYLGQEVLPAVRA